One Sulfolobus sp. S-194 DNA segment encodes these proteins:
- a CDS encoding conjugative plasmid protein (pARN3) encodes MRVFDLTKGDIVVLNPLQTRYQMFSQRIFIPLYAAANEGIYRMNRGKRLLSFGKVLIASVGIILLSLLVIFGIFLLYFSLISSISLFTLIPISIGLLIVAGGIYGIIKLARFAKGVKINYVEGELIVPWSQVKNIVVVNVRQENIANRPSLVADIINPVYKEIGDWYIMRTDGSEIIIPNVDDPFNKLNYVKVKFSLTF; translated from the coding sequence ATGAGAGTTTTTGATTTAACTAAGGGAGATATTGTAGTTTTAAACCCACTTCAGACTCGCTATCAAATGTTCTCTCAAAGGATATTTATCCCTTTATACGCTGCAGCAAATGAAGGAATATATAGGATGAACAGAGGTAAGAGGCTTTTGAGCTTTGGCAAAGTGCTTATAGCTTCTGTTGGAATAATTTTACTCTCACTGTTAGTCATTTTTGGTATATTCTTACTTTATTTTTCACTTATTTCTAGTATTTCACTTTTTACTTTAATACCTATAAGTATAGGGCTTTTAATAGTGGCTGGAGGAATTTACGGCATAATAAAGCTAGCCAGGTTTGCTAAGGGTGTAAAGATTAATTATGTGGAGGGAGAGCTTATAGTTCCTTGGTCTCAAGTTAAAAATATAGTAGTAGTTAACGTCAGACAAGAAAACATAGCAAACAGGCCAAGCTTAGTTGCGGATATTATTAATCCAGTGTATAAGGAAATAGGAGATTGGTATATTATGAGAACTGATGGAAGCGAGATTATAATTCCTAACGTTGATGACCCTTTTAATAAACTTAACTACGTAAAGGTAAAGTTCAGCCTAACATTTTAA
- a CDS encoding zinc ribbon domain-containing protein yields MIKCTRCGYDNPDNALYCARCGYPLTLQSPFQIPPPPQPNQQPSPHYQKLSKRSLKKIIISVIAVVVIVVAILTTLSFIPHFGPSSAELITPSKASSVIGGSWSIDSTNTYSFTVSNGVVTEKLLNGSIETFSLHSFYSAMGEPVPGITSGYIEYLNGNISGEQGQIMAMYIVFSSSSNATSFFSQTETIIQLSSSNFNKISNNEFVAYTPGGIFGDEYDSIIFILSGNSVKIVSVIAPNSIGTSQLESLSNSF; encoded by the coding sequence ATGATTAAATGCACAAGATGTGGATACGATAATCCGGATAATGCCTTATATTGTGCAAGATGCGGTTATCCACTGACACTACAATCACCATTCCAGATACCTCCACCGCCTCAGCCAAACCAACAACCATCACCACATTATCAAAAACTGAGCAAACGTTCTCTTAAAAAGATCATTATCTCAGTTATTGCAGTAGTAGTCATTGTAGTAGCGATACTTACAACATTGTCATTTATACCTCACTTCGGTCCATCTTCAGCAGAACTAATTACACCATCAAAGGCCTCATCAGTGATTGGGGGATCTTGGAGCATAGATTCAACTAATACTTATTCATTCACCGTGAGTAACGGTGTAGTCACTGAAAAATTATTAAATGGTTCCATAGAAACATTTTCCCTCCACTCATTCTATAGTGCAATGGGTGAGCCAGTCCCCGGAATAACTTCAGGCTACATTGAGTATTTAAATGGGAATATTAGCGGAGAACAAGGACAGATCATGGCCATGTACATAGTTTTTTCCTCATCGAGTAATGCTACAAGCTTCTTCTCCCAAACTGAAACGATAATCCAACTATCTTCTAGTAATTTTAATAAAATCTCAAACAACGAATTTGTAGCCTATACTCCAGGAGGAATATTTGGTGATGAATATGATTCAATAATATTCATACTCAGTGGTAACAGTGTAAAAATAGTCTCAGTCATAGCACCAAATTCTATAGGAACTTCACAACTTGAAAGCTTGTCAAACAGCTTCTAA